GAAGGTGTTTTTGTTGAGACAAAATGGAAAGTGGCATCCTGTAGCGGCTGAGTTGTACCGTAGCCTTTACAGCGAACAGATGGTTTGTTCCATGAGCACGCAGTTGTTTCATATTCCTGAAACCAGAGATTTAAAAGGAAATGCGGAAATGCATACCCATCTTGTTCCGGCGTCCTACCATCGTATTACGGCAACCGGATCCGCACAAAGGTTGCTGAACGGAGAGCGTGAACCATCCATATTGAAAACCCTGATCACCTGCATTCAAAAAGCCAAACAGAGAGATCGCAACGTTCGTACCGGATTGAATGTGATGAGGAATGCCGCCACTGCTTCTTACAAACCGTTTATTGAAAACATCATACGTTGGCAGGATGATGCTGAATTACATTTACAAAACGCGGAACAATTCGTGATGCGAATTACATGATGTCATTGACAATCCTTTACGGTACGTAAGGGCGGATACGTTACGGATCATGGATTGGTAAAAAATGGTGTCTAAGCACGAATCCTTCCCCCGACAGGGATTGCACGTCGATTAGCGGGCATAACCTGCCCAAAAACCAGGGCAGGCACTATACCGAAAATGCCCAAGGTTCCAACATGATGCGATGTTTCAGAATGACGAGACTGATTCAGAAAAGAACAATCTGACTGAAGTAGTGGCAAAACAACCCGGGATTTCCCGGGATTGATCATGATGGGGAAAGGGAGTTCATGCCACCAGGTTGAGGCCGATCGCTTCTCGCTCGCCTGCCCATATTAACTGTCTTCTCGTAGAAAAGAATCGGCTTGTTCAGCGGCTTCTTCTTCCGACTTAAAATCAAACAGCCTGTGCATCTCGTGAATCACTTTCCAAATCTCATCTTTGGAATACCCCAGGTTCTTTAATGCCAATGTCGCATAACCGATTATATGATTATGGTTCATTTACGAGCACCCTTTACAAGTGATTATCAGTCATATTTTGAACAGAAAACATGCTTTCGAATACATTCAGGTGCCCAATAATTTATTGGAATGACCTTGCTTACAAGGCCATTTTGAATGGCCCGAAACGGTCTTGGGCCATCTGTCCCAAGACAACAGAGTACGGATCGAGGAAATCCACGCGTTCTCGTTCCTGTGGTTTGATCCGCAACTGCCCTTCTTTGTTGTATCATCACCCGCTGACAAAAGACTTCCAGCAGCAGATTCAACGGAACATGTTGAAAAAGTACCAACTCGTGTATCAATCGAATCCCATTACCGAGCGGTTTGACATTCAACCGGTGGCTTCATTTAAGCAACGCGTCTCCTTTTATAAAGAGATCATCATCAAAGGATATGTCGGGAAATTCAGGTTGTCAGCAGATGATCCCAAACTCTTATCTCTTGCATTGGATACGGGTTTGGGAGCGAAGGGTAGCCTGGGTTTTGGATGCATCGAACAGGTGAATGTCCAAGAAGGTAAAAAAGCATGCTGATTATGCGTTTGATCCGTTTGGGGAAACCACTGATCACCGGGGGACTTACCCCAAATGAGATTATTAACTTTTCCTCCAGTCTCAGCAAATCCTTTAATCGGATGTTCCTAAGCTACTTCTATAGTATAAGGGATTGAAACATAAGTTTGTCGTTGTGCTGGAGGGCGGAAACAGAGAGTTTATAGAGTACCTAAGGGGAATTAACCAAAGAGATCAACATCTGAACGGGTTTTAGGTACCTATAAGGCATTGAAACACTGTTTCCTGCCATGCAGACAAAGGAGCCACCCAGTTTTGACTACCTATTTCCGGTTTTGTTGTTGAACCCTCGTTATTGGGGTACCAATAACTGATGTAAGGAGGTAAGGAAATAAAGGATAACAAGGAGAAATGCATATGAAGACA
Above is a window of Polycladomyces zharkentensis DNA encoding:
- the cas6 gene encoding CRISPR-associated endoribonuclease Cas6 → MLSNTFRCPIIYWNDLAYKAILNGPKRSWAICPKTTEYGSRKSTRSRSCGLIRNCPSLLYHHPLTKDFQQQIQRNMLKKYQLVYQSNPITERFDIQPVASFKQRVSFYKEIIIKGYVGKFRLSADDPKLLSLALDTGLGAKGSLGFGCIEQVNVQEGKKAC
- a CDS encoding RuvA C-terminal domain-containing protein, with protein sequence MNHNHIIGYATLALKNLGYSKDEIWKVIHEMHRLFDFKSEEEAAEQADSFLREDS